The proteins below are encoded in one region of Desulfovibrio sp. JC022:
- a CDS encoding ABC transporter substrate-binding protein codes for MYKALSTLALLLLTSLLLCPSAAAEKQKPFLLGMSAAFTGPSKGLGIELYRGSKAYFDQINAKGGINGRKIVIKFMDDGYNPEPAIRNTIKLVEKDHVDCLFNYVGTPTVTRVLPVIKHFNSKEPEYLFFPFTGAQPQREFPYEEYVFNLRASYRQETWGLVHNLYMAGRHRVAVFYQADAYGRSGWDGIRKALREKGLNIVAEATYRRGTSFSDSMHEQVEIIKKGKPDAIISVGAYEACAAFIRDARDAGIGDPICNLSFVGSENMLELLDGLGRTTGKNYTTDLINSQTVPSYEDTSLPAVQEYRKAMTENPPAPEGFGKGYTPQKFSFISFEGFLNAKVMTRILEQVSMPQYQGNIYAATLSIRNLDIGIGTDVNFGRGKHQGLDEVYYTTVSNGKFVPLKDWKRWNK; via the coding sequence ATGTACAAAGCCTTATCCACGCTGGCATTGCTCCTGCTCACCTCCCTGCTGTTATGCCCCTCAGCCGCCGCAGAGAAACAAAAACCTTTTCTACTCGGAATGTCCGCAGCATTCACAGGCCCCAGTAAGGGGCTGGGCATAGAACTTTACCGGGGATCAAAAGCATATTTTGATCAAATCAACGCAAAAGGCGGAATCAACGGACGCAAGATTGTCATCAAATTCATGGATGACGGCTACAACCCCGAACCGGCAATCCGCAACACAATCAAACTGGTGGAAAAAGACCATGTTGATTGTCTTTTCAATTATGTGGGCACCCCTACCGTAACCCGCGTACTTCCGGTCATCAAACATTTCAATTCAAAAGAACCGGAATATCTGTTCTTCCCGTTTACCGGAGCCCAGCCGCAAAGAGAATTTCCTTACGAAGAATACGTATTCAACCTGCGGGCATCCTACCGACAGGAAACATGGGGACTGGTTCACAATCTTTATATGGCCGGGCGTCACCGTGTGGCCGTATTCTATCAGGCTGACGCATACGGCAGAAGCGGATGGGACGGAATCAGAAAGGCCCTGCGTGAAAAAGGGCTGAACATTGTTGCAGAGGCCACATACAGACGCGGGACCTCATTCAGCGATTCCATGCATGAGCAGGTGGAAATCATCAAAAAAGGTAAACCGGATGCAATAATTTCCGTGGGGGCATACGAAGCCTGTGCGGCTTTCATCCGTGATGCACGGGATGCCGGAATAGGCGACCCCATCTGCAACCTCTCCTTTGTGGGCAGTGAGAACATGCTGGAGCTGCTGGACGGACTAGGGCGAACAACAGGGAAAAACTACACTACCGACCTGATCAATTCCCAGACAGTGCCCAGCTACGAAGACACCAGCCTGCCCGCCGTGCAGGAATACCGTAAAGCCATGACTGAAAACCCGCCCGCACCGGAAGGATTCGGCAAAGGATACACTCCCCAGAAATTCAGTTTCATCAGTTTTGAAGGATTCCTAAACGCAAAAGTCATGACCCGGATTCTGGAACAGGTCTCCATGCCCCAGTATCAGGGCAATATTTATGCCGCAACCCTGTCCATCCGTAATCTGGATATCGGTATAGGTACGGATGTCAATTTCGGACGCGGGAAGCATCAGGGACTTGACGAAGTGTACTATACAACTGTCTCGAACGGAAAATTCGTCCCTCTCAAGGACTGGAAGAGGTGGAACAAATGA